The Gloeomargarita lithophora Alchichica-D10 genomic sequence ACTGTGTTCCTAATGACAGACTTTTTTCTAATTTCATGCCCAATTCCATAACCGGCGAATCCTATTTGAACCACCCCAATTTCGGTCTGTTGTACCGGATTTGTCGCCTGGGGGATGGGAGCGAATTGTATATGACCCTGTACGCCCACCGGCTTTTTTTTCATGTGCATTATCTCGCCGAGTCCCTGGATGTGGAACCCGTCAGCCGCAATCAAGCCCGGATGCTACTAGAAATGCACCTGCGGGAACTGCGGCGGCTCGACAAAACCCAAGAATACCAAAAACTGCAAAAGGTAGAAAAACAAATGTAGCATGAGCCAAATGTAAATGAGTGAGGACACCCTTCCCCAACGATTGCAGGCCATCCAAGGCCGCATCCCTTCCCCAGTGCGCCTGGTGTGCGTCACCAAGCAGGTTCCCATCCCAGTCATCCGCCAAGCCTATGCCTTAGGATTGCGAGATTTTGGCGAAAATCGGGTGCAAGAAGCCCAGGTCAAAGCCCAGGCGTTAGCCGACCTGCCCGACATCACCTGGCACCTGATCGGCCACCTACAAAGCAACAAAGCCCGCGCCGCCCTGCAACTATTCCCCTGGATTCATAGCGTTGACAGCCTCGCCATCGCCCAAAAACTTGACCAACTCAACCAAACCCTCGCCCAACCAGCGCAACTCCTGCTCCAGGTGAAACTCCGCCCCGACCCCCAGAAATACGGCTGGACCGTACCCGAATTGCACGCCGCCCTCCCCGCCCTGAGCCAGTTGCAACACGTCAAAATTGTCGGTTTGATGACCATCCTGCCCCTGGGACTATCCCCCGGCGAACGCCAGCACCTATTTAGCGAACTGCCCGCCCTGGGTGCCCAACTCCAGCCCCACCTGCCCCTCCGGGAATATTCTATGGGGATGTCCGATGAC encodes the following:
- a CDS encoding YggS family pyridoxal phosphate-dependent enzyme; translation: MSEDTLPQRLQAIQGRIPSPVRLVCVTKQVPIPVIRQAYALGLRDFGENRVQEAQVKAQALADLPDITWHLIGHLQSNKARAALQLFPWIHSVDSLAIAQKLDQLNQTLAQPAQLLLQVKLRPDPQKYGWTVPELHAALPALSQLQHVKIVGLMTILPLGLSPGERQHLFSELPALGAQLQPHLPLREYSMGMSDDYPQALAAGATMIRLGRGLFGERPLP
- a CDS encoding PipX family protein — protein: MPNSITGESYLNHPNFGLLYRICRLGDGSELYMTLYAHRLFFHVHYLAESLDVEPVSRNQARMLLEMHLRELRRLDKTQEYQKLQKVEKQM